The genomic segment GGCAGCCCCCACATTGGTTGTAGACCGGACACGGCGGCTCGACACGATCAACACTCTTCGTCTTTTGACGGATGATTCGTCCGAAACCGTATGATTTCGTTGTTTTCGTAATTCTGATTTTGACTTGTTCCGTCGGCAACGCTCCTGGAATGAAGACCGTATAACCATCGATTCGGGCGACACCTGAACCGTCGTGCGTCAAATCGACGATATCGACGACGTGCTCGTCATTTTTTTGTACTGGGATCATAATTGGGTTCCTCCTAGAAAACTCCGCGCCTTACGCGAGGTTCGTTTCTGTTTCTTGTAGTTGTGTATTAATCAGTTCCATCTCATCGATCCGGAACTTCGGTGTCATGACATCGAAATGCGACTGTAAATTCGTCATCTCCCCTTCACAGGTGCCACCGAACTCACCATCGATGTTCAAGCTCATCTCAGAAGTGTTTTTCATCCGGACGAATGAAGTCGTGACATGCTCGACACAAGGATCCGAGAAGTGATCCCCTTTTAAGGCGAGACGCATGACGCGAATCAGTTCGACAAGATTACATTTTTTTAAGATGAATAAATCAAACCGTCCATCATTGAGTGACGCATTCGGAGATAGCTTCTCAAAGCCACCAACGGAGTTCGTATTCGAAGTCAAAAACAACATGACTTCGCCTTTGAACGTCCCTTTTTCATGCTCGAGCTCGACATACGTCGGACGAATTTGTGGTAACTTTTCCATCCCTTTGACGTAATAAGCGAGTTGTCCAAGTGCTGTTTTGAGCTTTGACGGAACCTCGTAAGACAACTCCGTCATGATGCCACCACCTGCGATGTTGATGAAATAATGAACACCCGTCGTCCCTTCAATCTTGCCAATGTCGACAGGCATCGTATAGCCGGTACAAATGACATCCATCGCGCCTTCAATCGTCAACGGAATCCGCATCGCCCGTCCAAAATCATTCGTCGTCCCGACAGGCAATACACCGAGTTTGGGGCGCACCTTGTAGGCAGCCATCCCACTGATGACTTCGTTTAACGTTCCATCTCCACCCGCAGCCACGACGAGGTCAAATTCAGCTTCACAGGCCCGTGCTGCTTCATGTGTTGCGTCACCGACCGCTTTCGTCGAATAGACGGAAGTCTCATAACCCGCTGCTTCAAGCCGGTCTAAGATATACGGCAGATTTCGCTTTACCATCTCTTTCCCGGAAGTCGGGTTATAAATCACTCGCGCTCTAGGTCTCATAAGTTTTTCTCCTTTTTAATCAACCGGTCCATTTGATACATAACTGTTTTATTTTACATGAAGTTTTGCTACATTACAAAGCCGAAAAAAAAGATGTTCCCGTTTTCCGCCTGATTACGAGACGAAAAATGGGGACATCTACTCTGATTTAAAGGATTATTTTAATTTTTCGAGTTCTTCATGGAAGAGTTGATCGAGGAGGGCCGGATTCGCCATCCCTTTCGTTTTCTTCATGATTTGACCGATGACGAAACCTTTTTTCCGGTCTCGTCCACCCACGAGTTCTTCGACGACAGCTGGATTCGCTTCGAACATCTCGACGATCAGTCCGCGTAAGAGACCCTCGTCAGAAATTTGAGCAAGTCCTTGTTCTTCGACATACTGACGGGGTTCGACCCCCTGTTCAATCGTCGCCGCGAAAACTTGTTTCGCGATTTTCGAAGAAATCGTTCCGCCAGCAATCAATTCGATCATCTCGGCGAGACGTGCCGGTGTCAGTTTGATTGTGTCGAACGTTTCACTCGACTTGTTCAAGTGCCCTTGGACTTCACCGACCGTCCAGTTCGCTGCTGCTTTCGGTTCTGCACCGGCAGCAATCGTTGCTTCGAAGTACTCTGCCATCTCGCGTGTGACAGTTAATTGTTTCGCGTCATATGCAGATAAACCGAGTGTTTCTTGATAGCGGACACGACGCGCGTCCGGAAGTTCTGGAATTGCGGCACGAATCGCCTCTTTCCAGTCTTCGTCGAGGACGAGCTTGACGAGATCCGGTTCCGGGAAGTACCGGTAATCGGACGCCCCTTCTTTCACACGCATCAAGACGGTCTGTTTTTTCGCTTCGTCGAACCGAAGTGTTTCTTGACGCATGACGCCACCCGCCAGTAAGAGTTTACGGTG from the Exiguobacterium oxidotolerans JCM 12280 genome contains:
- a CDS encoding diacylglycerol kinase; its protein translation is MRPRARVIYNPTSGKEMVKRNLPYILDRLEAAGYETSVYSTKAVGDATHEAARACEAEFDLVVAAGGDGTLNEVISGMAAYKVRPKLGVLPVGTTNDFGRAMRIPLTIEGAMDVICTGYTMPVDIGKIEGTTGVHYFINIAGGGIMTELSYEVPSKLKTALGQLAYYVKGMEKLPQIRPTYVELEHEKGTFKGEVMLFLTSNTNSVGGFEKLSPNASLNDGRFDLFILKKCNLVELIRVMRLALKGDHFSDPCVEHVTTSFVRMKNTSEMSLNIDGEFGGTCEGEMTNLQSHFDVMTPKFRIDEMELINTQLQETETNLA
- the gatB gene encoding Asp-tRNA(Asn)/Glu-tRNA(Gln) amidotransferase subunit GatB, with protein sequence MNFETVIGIEVHAELNTNTKMFCGCAREYGAETNTKTCPICLGHPGVLPMVNEKAVELAVRAAMALNCHVADQTKFDRKNYFYPDTPKAYQISQFDQPIGFDGFIDAEVDGETKRFRIERVHLEEDAGKMNHTGANHSVVDFNRTGAPLIEIVSEADMRSPKEAVAYLERLKEVLQYAGVSDVKMEEGSLRCDCNISVRPYGQEKFGTKTELKNLNSFGNVLKGLEFEEDRHRKLLLAGGVMRQETLRFDEAKKQTVLMRVKEGASDYRYFPEPDLVKLVLDEDWKEAIRAAIPELPDARRVRYQETLGLSAYDAKQLTVTREMAEYFEATIAAGAEPKAAANWTVGEVQGHLNKSSETFDTIKLTPARLAEMIELIAGGTISSKIAKQVFAATIEQGVEPRQYVEEQGLAQISDEGLLRGLIVEMFEANPAVVEELVGGRDRKKGFVIGQIMKKTKGMANPALLDQLFHEELEKLK